Proteins encoded within one genomic window of Pleurocapsa minor HA4230-MV1:
- a CDS encoding glutamate--tRNA ligase has protein sequence MSVRVRIAPSPTGNLHIGTARTAVFNWLYAHHHQGTFVLRIEDTDAARSRLEYTENIKSGLEWLGLNWDEGPFFQTQRLDKYQQAVQTLLDKGLAYPCYCTPKELEEMRETQKAMGKAPGYDNRHRHLSTEEKQAFEAQGRKPVIRFKIDSDRTIIWQDAIRDSVSWQGSDLGGDMVIARAAENDEPYGQALYNLAVVVDDIDMQITHVIRGEDHIANTAKQILLYEALGAEIPIFAHSPLILNQDGRKLSKRDGVTSIDDFRKMGFLPEALVNYMTLLGWTFPDSTKEIFTLEEAAAEFDLDRVNKAGAKFDWDKLDWLNSQYLHAMPTDRLTDLLIPYWQEAGYDIDSKDRSWLEDLTALTAPTLNRLTDVIKETSVFFTDGVQYSDEAMDLLQQEGVAEVVGEIVAGVNSTDTVTAEDAQTLIKQVTKSQKVKKGLVMRSLRASLTGELHGPDLTQTWLLLNQLGADKTRLEQTLAKISA, from the coding sequence GTGAGTGTTAGAGTCAGGATTGCTCCTTCACCAACAGGTAATTTACATATTGGCACGGCAAGAACAGCAGTGTTTAACTGGCTATATGCCCACCATCATCAAGGAACTTTTGTTCTAAGAATTGAAGATACGGACGCAGCGCGATCGCGTCTTGAATATACGGAAAATATTAAGTCAGGATTAGAGTGGCTTGGTTTAAATTGGGATGAAGGCCCCTTTTTTCAGACTCAACGTTTAGACAAATACCAGCAAGCCGTACAAACTCTACTCGATAAAGGTTTAGCTTATCCTTGCTATTGCACTCCTAAAGAATTGGAGGAGATGCGGGAAACTCAAAAGGCAATGGGTAAAGCCCCTGGTTATGATAATCGTCATCGTCATCTTAGTACTGAGGAAAAACAGGCATTTGAGGCGCAAGGACGCAAGCCAGTAATTCGGTTTAAAATTGATAGCGATCGCACTATTATCTGGCAAGATGCTATTAGGGATTCTGTCAGTTGGCAGGGTAGCGATTTGGGTGGTGACATGGTAATCGCCCGTGCAGCAGAGAATGATGAGCCTTATGGACAGGCACTATATAACCTGGCGGTGGTAGTTGATGATATTGATATGCAGATCACCCACGTGATTCGAGGAGAAGATCATATTGCTAATACTGCTAAACAGATTCTGCTTTATGAAGCCTTGGGTGCAGAAATTCCCATTTTTGCTCATAGTCCTTTAATTTTGAATCAAGATGGGCGCAAGTTATCCAAGCGAGATGGCGTTACCTCCATTGATGATTTTCGTAAAATGGGTTTTCTCCCTGAAGCCTTAGTTAACTACATGACCTTACTAGGCTGGACTTTTCCCGATTCAACCAAAGAGATTTTTACTTTAGAGGAAGCAGCAGCAGAATTTGATTTGGATCGGGTGAATAAAGCTGGGGCAAAATTTGACTGGGATAAGTTAGATTGGCTTAATAGTCAGTATCTCCATGCAATGCCTACCGATCGACTAACCGATCTTTTGATTCCCTATTGGCAAGAAGCTGGTTATGACATTGATAGTAAAGATCGCTCCTGGTTGGAAGATTTGACTGCGTTGACTGCGCCGACTCTCAACCGTTTGACGGACGTAATTAAAGAAACCAGCGTATTTTTTACCGACGGAGTGCAATACAGCGATGAAGCAATGGATTTACTGCAGCAAGAAGGCGTAGCTGAGGTAGTTGGTGAAATAGTGGCAGGGGTTAATAGCACTGATACGGTTACGGCAGAAGATGCCCAAACCTTGATTAAACAGGTGACTAAAAGCCAGAAAGTCAAAAAAGGTTTAGTAATGCGATCGCTGCGGGCGAGTTTAACAGGAGAATTACATGGCCCCGATCTGACTCAAACCTGGTTACTACTCAATCAATTGGGTGCAGATAAAACTCGTTTAGAACAGACTCTGGCTAAAATCTCTGCTTAA
- the ahcY gene encoding adenosylhomocysteinase, producing MNTQVITKETSKQDYKVADISLAAWGRKEISIAEGEMPALMAIRAKYSQAKPLQGAKIIGCIHMTIQTAVLIETLIELGAEVRWSSCNIFSTQDHAAAAIAAAGIPVYAWKGETEEEYIWCIEQTCYSQNGELWDANMILDDGGDLTGHIHQKYPQMLDKIHGVTEETTTGVHRLWEMIENGELKIPAINVNDAVTKAKNDNKYGCRHSLNDAIKRGVDHLMAGKKALVIGYGDVGKGSVASLKQEGMIVKVAEVDPICAMQACMDGFEVVSPYINGVNDGTPNSINKDLLGTLDMVVTATGNFNVCDANMLSSLKKGAVVCNIGHFDNEIDTAFMRREWRWEEVKPQVHQVYRSDDPQDFLLLLSEGRLVNLGNATGHPSRIMDGSFANQVLAQMFLYERKFADKSAAEKANAITVEVLPKHLDEEVARYMVAGFDGVITQLTEKQAKYINVPVNGPFKTDAYKY from the coding sequence ATGAATACGCAAGTTATCACCAAAGAAACAAGTAAACAAGACTATAAGGTAGCTGATATTTCTTTAGCAGCTTGGGGACGCAAAGAAATCTCAATTGCTGAGGGCGAAATGCCTGCATTGATGGCAATTAGAGCCAAGTACAGCCAAGCGAAGCCTTTACAAGGTGCTAAGATCATCGGCTGTATTCACATGACGATCCAAACGGCAGTTTTGATCGAAACCCTAATTGAACTAGGCGCTGAAGTACGCTGGTCTTCTTGTAATATCTTTTCGACTCAAGATCATGCTGCTGCTGCGATCGCTGCTGCGGGCATTCCCGTCTATGCTTGGAAAGGCGAAACTGAAGAAGAATATATTTGGTGTATTGAGCAAACCTGCTACAGCCAAAATGGCGAACTGTGGGATGCCAACATGATTTTGGATGATGGTGGTGACTTAACTGGTCATATTCATCAGAAATATCCTCAAATGCTGGATAAAATTCATGGTGTTACTGAAGAAACCACCACTGGAGTTCACCGTCTCTGGGAAATGATCGAAAATGGCGAGTTAAAAATCCCTGCGATTAACGTAAATGATGCGGTTACCAAGGCTAAGAATGATAACAAATATGGTTGTCGTCATAGTTTAAATGACGCTATTAAACGTGGTGTCGATCACTTGATGGCTGGTAAAAAAGCGTTAGTCATTGGTTACGGTGATGTCGGTAAGGGTTCTGTTGCTTCCCTAAAGCAAGAAGGCATGATTGTCAAAGTTGCTGAAGTCGATCCAATCTGCGCAATGCAGGCTTGTATGGACGGTTTTGAAGTGGTATCTCCATATATCAATGGTGTCAACGATGGTACTCCTAACAGCATCAACAAAGACCTTTTGGGTACTTTAGACATGGTTGTTACTGCCACTGGTAATTTCAACGTTTGTGATGCCAATATGCTATCTAGCCTCAAAAAAGGCGCAGTAGTTTGCAATATCGGTCACTTCGATAACGAAATTGATACTGCCTTCATGCGCAGAGAATGGCGTTGGGAAGAGGTTAAGCCTCAAGTACATCAGGTATACCGTAGTGACGATCCTCAAGATTTCTTGCTGCTCTTATCTGAAGGACGTTTAGTCAACTTGGGTAACGCTACTGGACATCCTTCTAGAATTATGGATGGCTCTTTTGCCAACCAAGTATTAGCGCAAATGTTCTTATATGAACGCAAGTTTGCCGACAAGTCAGCCGCAGAAAAAGCTAATGCTATCACTGTCGAAGTACTACCTAAGCACCTAGACGAAGAAGTAGCCCGCTATATGGTTGCTGGTTTTGATGGTGTGATTACTCAGTTGACTGAAAAACAAGCTAAGTATATCAATGTCCCTGTGAACGGGCCTTTCAAAACCGATGCTTATAAATATTAA
- a CDS encoding class I SAM-dependent methyltransferase: protein MFEGIPTVATLILIALSFNLILMVNLIKAQKKLITQQDDFQAEVKKSFQASTQLFNAELKRVNEVSVAQIESLFSIFATLKPQFPLPTTRGWAASPDLLKEIISLTHSQKPQLVVEASSGVSTLIIAYCLQRLGTGKLISLEHEEKFAQTTQNNLSLHGLNDVATVIYAPLVEVEINGAKWLWYDLTKVEIPGAIDLLIVDGPPGTTQKLARYPALPMLHEKLSKNAMVLLDDGARADEAKIVEQWMEELKMSHAEYLPLEKGAYLIQM from the coding sequence ATGTTTGAAGGTATCCCTACTGTTGCGACTTTGATCTTAATTGCCTTAAGCTTCAATTTAATCTTGATGGTGAATTTAATTAAGGCACAAAAAAAACTGATTACTCAACAGGATGATTTTCAAGCTGAGGTGAAAAAATCTTTTCAGGCATCTACTCAACTGTTTAATGCTGAACTGAAAAGAGTGAATGAAGTTAGTGTGGCACAAATTGAGTCCCTCTTTTCGATCTTCGCCACCTTGAAACCCCAGTTTCCCCTACCCACCACCAGGGGGTGGGCTGCCTCGCCAGATCTGTTAAAAGAGATTATTTCCTTAACCCATAGCCAAAAACCGCAATTGGTGGTGGAAGCTTCTAGTGGTGTTTCTACCCTAATCATTGCTTATTGTTTGCAGCGACTTGGTACGGGCAAATTGATTTCTTTGGAGCATGAGGAAAAATTTGCTCAGACTACTCAAAATAATTTGTCCCTCCATGGTTTGAATGATGTTGCCACCGTTATTTATGCTCCCCTAGTGGAAGTAGAAATTAATGGCGCTAAATGGCTTTGGTACGATCTGACTAAGGTAGAAATCCCTGGGGCGATCGATCTGTTGATTGTGGATGGCCCCCCAGGAACGACTCAGAAACTGGCTCGATACCCAGCACTACCGATGCTACACGAGAAACTGAGTAAGAATGCAATGGTTCTATTGGATGATGGAGCTAGAGCTGATGAAGCAAAAATTGTTGAGCAATGGATGGAAGAGTTAAAAATGTCTCATGCTGAGTATCTGCCTTTAGAAAAAGGTGCCTACTTAATTCAGATGTGA
- a CDS encoding glycosyltransferase family 4 protein — protein MKDLLNILVVSTPVGSIGSGKAGGVELTIKNIVNNLSARGHGIDVVAPAGSKIICRDLHLIEGNFSALAQDDTEQDTVVIPDNSVLENMWDYAYAVQHNYDLLVNFAYDWLPLYLTPFFERPIAHWISMSCISPVMNRMVSQTTAMFPQTLAVNTRVSANTFQAKEELLVMGKGINLQQYTFVEKPKTQNLAWAGRISPEKGLADAIEAAMLAEQKLEIFGVIQNHDYWQAIQNKYPSSAYNYHGFLATADFQARLGNCAGLLMTSHWIEAFGNVVIEALACGVPVVAYDQGGPGEIIDDGVTGWLVEPKSIAALAEGLQKIEQIDRYSCRLSVERKFSLSAFADRIEFWFQDVSQSKLANKK, from the coding sequence ATGAAAGATCTACTTAATATACTCGTCGTCTCAACTCCCGTGGGTTCAATCGGTTCTGGTAAGGCGGGAGGTGTTGAGCTAACGATCAAAAATATTGTCAATAACTTATCCGCTAGGGGTCATGGAATTGATGTGGTGGCTCCAGCGGGTTCTAAGATTATCTGCCGCGATCTTCACTTAATCGAAGGAAACTTTTCTGCCCTAGCCCAAGATGATACGGAGCAAGATACCGTTGTAATTCCTGACAATTCGGTATTAGAAAACATGTGGGACTACGCCTATGCCGTGCAACATAATTACGATCTGCTGGTTAATTTTGCCTATGACTGGCTGCCTCTTTACCTAACCCCTTTCTTTGAACGCCCTATTGCTCATTGGATCAGTATGAGTTGTATTTCTCCCGTGATGAATCGCATGGTTAGTCAGACAACGGCAATGTTTCCCCAAACCTTAGCAGTGAATACCCGCGTGTCAGCTAATACTTTTCAAGCCAAGGAAGAGTTGCTCGTTATGGGAAAAGGGATCAATCTGCAACAGTACACTTTTGTTGAAAAACCTAAGACCCAAAATTTAGCCTGGGCTGGTCGCATTTCTCCAGAGAAAGGTCTAGCTGATGCCATTGAAGCAGCTATGCTAGCTGAACAAAAACTTGAGATATTTGGCGTGATTCAGAATCATGATTATTGGCAAGCTATTCAAAATAAATATCCTTCATCGGCTTATAATTACCATGGATTTTTGGCAACTGCGGATTTTCAAGCAAGGCTAGGTAACTGTGCTGGGTTATTAATGACTTCTCATTGGATTGAAGCCTTTGGCAATGTCGTAATTGAGGCTTTAGCTTGTGGAGTACCCGTTGTCGCCTATGATCAGGGAGGGCCAGGGGAAATCATTGACGATGGAGTTACAGGGTGGTTAGTTGAGCCTAAATCGATCGCAGCCCTGGCTGAAGGTTTGCAAAAAATTGAGCAAATCGATCGCTATAGCTGTCGCTTGTCGGTGGAACGAAAATTTTCCCTGAGTGCCTTTGCCGATCGCATTGAGTTTTGGTTTCAAGATGTTTCCCAATCAAAGTTAGCGAATAAAAAATAG
- the hrcA gene encoding heat-inducible transcriptional repressor HrcA, with the protein MVNQSELTARHQDILKATIKHYIATAEPVASKTLAQQYDFNVSSATIRNVMGRLESAGLLYQPHTSAGRVPSDSGYRTYVDHLIVPNDNIDQAIQKIVQQELQIARANFEGLLQRAAKILATLSGYIALVTFPQKLNCTLRHLQLVRVAANQVMLIVVTDSYQTQSILMESPLSEAEIDESNINHELQLLSNFLDRELRGCCLSDITTIKWTQIDNEFAQYSDFLKLLLDQLKLALQSNSPSPMVIHGVAELLRQPEFSQLQQVQTLLSLLEEQQEQLSPIIFSFPELESLKRVSIKIGMENSLEPMQTCTLVSANYYQDRVPVGRVGILGPKRMLYENAIALVKNTADYLSNPFQAFA; encoded by the coding sequence ATGGTTAATCAATCAGAACTGACTGCTAGACATCAAGATATATTAAAAGCCACTATTAAACACTATATTGCCACTGCTGAACCCGTAGCCTCTAAAACTTTGGCACAGCAGTACGATTTTAATGTTAGTTCCGCCACTATCCGCAATGTCATGGGACGTTTAGAATCCGCAGGATTACTTTATCAACCTCATACATCTGCGGGTAGAGTTCCTTCTGATTCAGGTTATCGTACTTATGTCGATCATTTAATTGTTCCTAACGATAATATTGACCAAGCGATTCAAAAAATAGTCCAGCAAGAGTTACAAATTGCCAGAGCTAATTTTGAAGGATTACTACAGCGTGCAGCCAAAATTCTGGCTACTCTGAGTGGCTATATTGCCCTCGTGACTTTCCCGCAAAAACTTAATTGCACTCTGCGTCATTTGCAACTGGTGCGAGTTGCTGCTAATCAGGTGATGTTGATTGTGGTGACCGATTCTTATCAAACACAATCGATCTTAATGGAGTCGCCCCTCTCAGAAGCAGAAATAGACGAATCGAATATTAATCATGAACTACAGCTTTTATCCAATTTTCTAGATCGTGAGTTGAGAGGTTGCTGCTTATCAGATATTACGACAATTAAATGGACTCAAATAGACAATGAGTTTGCTCAATATAGTGACTTTTTAAAACTCCTCTTAGATCAGTTAAAACTGGCTCTACAAAGCAATAGCCCTAGTCCGATGGTAATTCATGGCGTAGCCGAACTTTTACGCCAGCCTGAATTTTCGCAATTACAACAGGTACAAACACTTTTATCTTTGCTAGAAGAACAGCAAGAACAGTTATCCCCGATCATTTTTAGCTTCCCTGAATTAGAATCCCTTAAACGGGTAAGCATTAAAATTGGGATGGAAAATAGCCTAGAACCGATGCAAACCTGTACCTTAGTTTCTGCCAATTACTACCAAGATCGTGTTCCCGTCGGTAGAGTGGGTATTTTGGGGCCAAAAAGAATGCTCTATGAAAATGCGATCGCTTTAGTGAAAAATACTGCTGATTATCTTTCTAATCCCTTTCAGGCTTTTGCCTAG
- a CDS encoding rhodanese-related sulfurtransferase has translation MVYYSPIPEIDVNQLATLLASSNSLQLIDVRERSEVDLAHIPGFAVYSLSEFEQWSEQILLDLQPEIETIVICHHGMRSAQLCQWLAMRGFSEVKNVTGGIDAYSCLVDSSIRRY, from the coding sequence ATCGTGTATTATTCTCCAATCCCCGAAATAGATGTTAATCAGTTGGCAACCTTGTTGGCTTCTAGTAACTCATTGCAGCTAATTGATGTGAGAGAAAGAAGCGAAGTAGATCTTGCCCATATTCCAGGTTTCGCCGTTTATTCTCTAAGTGAGTTTGAACAGTGGTCAGAGCAGATTTTGCTTGATTTGCAACCAGAAATAGAAACGATTGTTATTTGTCATCATGGAATGCGATCGGCTCAACTCTGCCAATGGCTTGCGATGAGAGGATTTAGCGAGGTTAAAAATGTGACGGGAGGAATTGATGCTTATTCATGTTTGGTCGATTCCAGCATCAGACGTTATTAA
- a CDS encoding tyrosine-type recombinase/integrase gives MLAASNAPQISAITTNNLLVVFAEFLDIDVSAGDASDDTLKTYTRQLYQFLQWCDRRQLNPVIVVKDDIKKYRHWMIKQQQYKPATIALKLAVVRRFYQAAVEKGLIAMNPAAGVKPPREKYDPAEKITYLEAEEVEVLFGTVPHDGSLKSARDRLMLGIMALEGTRTVELHRADIASVVRQGKNLGVRVEGKRSIRVVPLTPDLAHLLVEYLHQRETSGEVLQPTKPLFISTGNNSRGQRISRRGIRTIVDTYLKLADLKHTPGRTISAHSLRHTAGTLALRSGADLRQVQDLLGHSDPRTTSIYTHVGDRWENNPALKLKIDIPSI, from the coding sequence ATGCTAGCTGCTTCTAATGCCCCACAAATTAGCGCTATTACGACTAACAATTTACTCGTAGTTTTTGCCGAGTTTCTCGATATTGATGTGAGTGCGGGGGATGCTTCTGATGATACCCTCAAAACCTATACCAGACAGCTATATCAGTTTTTGCAATGGTGCGATCGCCGTCAGCTAAATCCTGTCATCGTCGTCAAAGATGATATCAAAAAGTATCGTCATTGGATGATTAAACAGCAACAATACAAGCCAGCTACCATTGCCCTCAAGCTAGCAGTAGTCCGTCGTTTTTACCAGGCTGCGGTAGAAAAGGGTCTAATTGCTATGAATCCCGCAGCAGGAGTTAAGCCACCGCGAGAGAAGTACGATCCTGCGGAAAAGATCACCTATTTGGAGGCAGAAGAGGTAGAAGTTTTATTCGGGACAGTACCTCACGATGGTTCGCTTAAATCTGCTAGGGATCGGCTAATGTTAGGGATCATGGCATTGGAAGGAACACGCACCGTTGAACTGCACCGTGCCGATATTGCCAGCGTTGTCAGACAGGGAAAGAACCTCGGTGTGCGAGTTGAAGGTAAAAGAAGTATTCGGGTTGTTCCCCTCACTCCCGATCTAGCTCATCTGCTGGTGGAATATCTCCATCAAAGGGAAACTAGCGGAGAAGTATTGCAACCGACAAAACCCTTATTTATCTCTACGGGTAATAATTCGCGGGGTCAGCGAATTTCTCGGCGGGGGATTAGAACTATTGTCGATACCTACCTTAAGCTAGCCGACTTAAAACATACTCCTGGTCGGACTATTTCCGCTCATAGTTTAAGACATACGGCGGGAACGTTAGCCTTGCGTTCGGGTGCAGATTTACGTCAGGTACAAGACTTATTAGGGCATAGCGACCCTCGTACCACCAGTATTTATACTCACGTTGGCGATCGCTGGGAAAATAATCCAGCACTCAAGCTCAAGATTGATATTCCTTCGATTTAA
- a CDS encoding four helix bundle protein: MNYDEIPIQERSEDFAIRVIKAYGEINSKKHFTDSAVILSKQFLRSGTSIGANVSEAVYAQSNKDFINKYSIALKEASETRYWIKIMVKSDIVPSKKFTLLLEETERIIKILTSIINKLKAKEK, encoded by the coding sequence ATGAATTATGATGAAATTCCTATTCAAGAACGTTCAGAAGATTTTGCTATTAGAGTTATTAAAGCTTATGGTGAAATCAATAGTAAAAAGCATTTTACTGATTCAGCAGTAATTTTGTCCAAGCAGTTTTTAAGAAGTGGTACAAGTATTGGAGCAAATGTTTCTGAGGCAGTTTATGCTCAATCAAATAAAGATTTTATTAATAAATACTCAATTGCTTTAAAAGAGGCATCAGAAACTAGATATTGGATCAAAATAATGGTTAAATCTGATATTGTTCCGTCAAAAAAGTTTACTTTACTCCTAGAAGAAACTGAGAGAATAATTAAAATTCTTACTTCGATCATTAATAAGCTAAAAGCGAAAGAAAAATAA
- a CDS encoding ribonuclease III, giving the protein MADLSVADRLIEIERLSPIALAYIGDAVFELYVRTRFLMPPKRMASYHSQVVTQVRAESQAVHLASLLPDLTDTEKEILRRGRNACVTKPRRLSRQTYQQATGLEALIGYLHLTNSQRLQELLAKLDFDSVSN; this is encoded by the coding sequence ATGGCAGATCTTAGCGTAGCCGATCGCTTAATTGAAATTGAAAGGCTATCGCCGATCGCTTTGGCATATATTGGAGATGCTGTATTTGAACTATACGTTCGGACAAGATTTCTCATGCCTCCCAAACGTATGGCTAGTTATCATAGTCAGGTTGTTACCCAAGTGAGAGCCGAAAGTCAGGCGGTTCATTTGGCATCGTTGTTACCAGATTTAACCGATACAGAGAAAGAAATTTTACGTCGTGGACGCAATGCTTGTGTTACCAAGCCACGCCGTCTATCTCGTCAGACATATCAACAGGCGACAGGCTTAGAAGCATTGATTGGCTATCTCCACTTAACTAATAGCCAGCGGTTACAAGAATTGTTAGCCAAATTAGATTTTGATTCAGTTAGTAATTAA
- a CDS encoding STAS domain-containing protein, giving the protein MSLRGTREVREDHQIFRLTGLLDAFSEPAFRKVIGNCIDEGPNNIVLVLSQIDFIDSSGLGALVQLVKKAQTAGGSLQVVTNPRVTQTVKLVRLEKFLSLQPSVEIALENIKK; this is encoded by the coding sequence GTGAGCTTAAGAGGCACTCGTGAAGTCAGGGAAGATCACCAAATATTTCGTCTTACTGGATTACTAGATGCCTTTTCTGAACCAGCATTTCGTAAAGTCATTGGTAATTGTATAGACGAAGGGCCAAACAACATCGTTTTGGTTCTATCACAAATCGATTTTATTGATAGTTCTGGTTTAGGCGCTTTAGTGCAGCTCGTCAAAAAGGCGCAAACTGCTGGTGGAAGCTTGCAGGTTGTCACCAACCCACGAGTTACACAAACCGTAAAACTAGTTCGTTTAGAGAAATTTCTCTCTCTTCAGCCTTCTGTAGAGATCGCACTGGAAAATATCAAAAAATAA
- a CDS encoding ABC transporter substrate-binding protein, producing the protein MSIFQKNFKFNYYPFKSSSINRWLIGLLTFGLVIGLAILPVWTQQPIAITTLVRADEALKLQPLVAKFNQQHSDIKFKIIEAPSDSNQVEDLYTSSFLLGNSPYDLVYMDIVWTPKFAAAGWLRGISDRLTPEAAQQYLAEDIAGGMYQDKFYRLPFRSDAGMLYYRQDLLEQAGYQPPETFAQLLTISQDLQQQGLIDWGYAWQGKQSESLAAMFVEILEGHGAYWVNPDTLEVGLDRPEAIASVEFLCTTIAKKISPPGVTTYAEDETRLLFQNGKVAFLRNWPFVYSLAEDSAIAGKYEIKPMVHAVGKNSGATLGGWGLGISSTTKHFEAAWQVLEFLSSEESQREFVLETGFLPSRVALFNDPAIVAKYNYYPQLLDVIQNSSLRPPISQYAQASDILQRYLSAAITGKMTSAAAMQNAAKETRNLLSR; encoded by the coding sequence ATGTCTATTTTTCAAAAAAACTTCAAATTTAATTACTATCCCTTTAAATCCTCTAGCATCAACCGTTGGTTAATTGGATTGCTGACTTTCGGTTTAGTTATCGGGCTAGCAATACTTCCTGTGTGGACACAGCAGCCGATCGCTATTACAACTTTGGTTCGGGCTGATGAAGCGCTAAAGCTACAGCCATTGGTCGCCAAATTTAATCAACAGCATTCTGATATCAAGTTTAAGATTATTGAAGCCCCCAGTGACAGTAACCAGGTGGAAGACTTGTATACATCTTCTTTTTTACTGGGAAACTCTCCTTATGATCTGGTTTACATGGATATTGTTTGGACTCCCAAATTTGCTGCAGCAGGATGGTTGAGAGGTATTAGCGATCGCCTTACCCCAGAAGCAGCGCAACAGTATCTAGCAGAGGATATTGCAGGAGGTATGTATCAAGATAAGTTTTACCGTCTACCCTTTCGTTCTGATGCGGGAATGCTTTATTATCGTCAGGATTTGCTTGAGCAAGCAGGATATCAACCTCCAGAAACTTTTGCACAATTACTGACTATCTCTCAGGATCTCCAACAGCAGGGATTAATAGATTGGGGCTATGCCTGGCAGGGTAAACAATCTGAAAGTTTGGCAGCCATGTTTGTGGAAATCTTAGAGGGACATGGTGCTTATTGGGTTAACCCAGACACCTTAGAAGTGGGTTTAGATCGACCAGAAGCGATCGCCTCAGTAGAATTTTTATGTACAACGATCGCCAAAAAAATTTCTCCTCCTGGAGTCACAACCTATGCTGAAGATGAAACCCGTCTTTTGTTTCAAAATGGCAAAGTTGCTTTTTTAAGAAATTGGCCCTTCGTATATAGTTTGGCAGAAGATTCGGCGATCGCTGGCAAGTATGAGATCAAGCCAATGGTTCATGCTGTCGGCAAAAATAGTGGTGCTACTCTTGGCGGTTGGGGGTTAGGAATCTCTAGTACGACTAAACATTTTGAGGCAGCTTGGCAGGTATTAGAATTTCTCAGCAGCGAAGAATCTCAACGAGAATTTGTGTTAGAAACAGGTTTTCTTCCCAGTCGGGTGGCGTTATTTAATGACCCTGCAATTGTCGCCAAATACAATTATTATCCTCAACTCTTAGATGTAATTCAAAATTCATCCCTACGTCCCCCCATTTCCCAATATGCTCAAGCCTCAGATATTCTTCAGCGTTATCTCAGTGCTGCCATTACTGGCAAAATGACTTCAGCAGCAGCGATGCAGAATGCAGCTAAAGAAACGAGGAATTTGTTAAGCAGATAA